Genomic segment of Vibrio celticus:
TCAAGTAGCTCTGTTCTCTCAGTTGGTCCCAACATTTTTCATTGGCTACCGCTGTCCCTAGCATCACATCAGAGTGACCAACGATGTATTTAGTCGCTGCTTGGATAGAGATATCAACACCGAATTCAAACGGTGAGAAGTTAACACCGGCTGCCCATGTGTTGTCTAACATAACAATGATGTCATGTTCATGAGCAATACGCGCAAGCGTTGGAATGTCTTGAACTTCCATGGTGACTGAACCCGGAGACTCGGTAAATAGAACCTTAGTGTTTGGCTTAATAAGGTCTTGGATGCCTTCACCAATCGTTGGCTCGTAGTAAGTCGTTTCTACGCCCATCTTCTTCATGATGGTGTCACAGAAATCACGCGTCGGTTCGTAGCATGTATCGACCATCAGAATATGGTCACCAGTTTCTACAAAAGAGAGGATGGCATTAGAAATGGCGGCCGTACCACAAGGGTAGAGCGCACAGCCAGCGCCGCCTTCCACTTCAACCATGGCATCTTGGAAAGCGAAATGAGTGTTGGTTCCACGACGTCCGTAAAAAAGCGTTTTGTTAGCGCGATTAATCGTAGCCTTGCGCTTTTCTTCTACTGAGTTGAACACGACAGTTGAAGCGCGCTGCACTGGTGGGTTAACGACACCATTGGTCCACTTCTTATCACGACCTGCAGTGATCAGCTTAGTGGTTTTGTTCTCGGACATGCTGTGAATTCCTTATCAATCGGTTATGTCCTATTTAAAACATGCCAATAGCCTTCAAAGCAAGAGTGAGGCGGGAGTTTTTATGCTTTTCTTTTGCTTTTTAACCTTTCACGTCGTTTATCGTGAAAGGTTAAAAATCAGATAGTCAGTGAGAGATGAGTCGGCATGGACCCATTGATTGGATTACAGCAGTGGATTGAACAGATAGAACAATCTTTCGAAGAAGCGGTTACGCAGGTTTCTCTGCTCCCACTGCTCGAGTTCTACTGGGTGCGATGACTCGATGTAAGATTGCTGAAGTTCAGATAGCTGCTGAGTGAAGTGCACATCGTCAACGGCTAGCGTCACTTCGAAGTTAAGCCATAAACTGCGCATGTCGATATTGACCGTTCCGATTAAACAAAACTCTTCATCAATCACTACTGACTTAGTGTGAAGAAGTCCACCGTAAAACTCGTAAATCTTCACGCCAGCTTCAAGCAGTTCAGTATAAAACGCGCGTGAGGCCCACTTAACCATCAATGAATCGTTGTTATGTGGGATGATCAGTTCTACGTTTACACCGCGTTGCGCTGTCATTTTGAGTGTTTCTAATAAATCGGCACTCGGTACAAAGTAGGGGGTTGTGATACGAACTGAATGGTTTGCTTGATTAATCGCAATGGTCAGAACTTGTAGGATCAAATATTCCGGCATGCCCGGGCCTGATGGTACTACCTGAACAGGGTGATGCGTCATAACCTCTTCAACAGGACACTCTGGTAAATCAGGAAGGATTCGTTCACCTGTTTCCACTTCCCAATCCCAACCATGAATGGCCGACAGCACATTAACGGTAGGGCCAGTTACACGAACCATTACGTCAATCCACTGACCCACACCTGAACTCTGTTTGAAGTGAGCAGGATCAACCATGTTCATTGAACCGGTATAAGCAATGGTTTCATCAATCACAATGATTTTACGGTGCTGCCTTAGATCTAGGCGGCGTATCAAAATACGCCAAGGGCTAACCTCTAGTGCTTGTACAACTTGCACACCGGCGTCTTTCATCATTGAACGCCAGTGGCTTTTGAAAAAGCGTGGGCTACCTGCAGAGTCAAGCAAGACTTTAACATCCACGCCACGTTTCGCAGCTTGAATGAGTGCGGAAGCAACCGAATCCGTTAAGCCTCCAGGGTGCCAAATATAGAAAACCATCTTGATACTGGTTTGGGCGTTTTCTATATCTTCAATAATTGCGTGTAAGATCTCATTGGGAGACGCTTGCAGTGAAAGTGTGTTTCCGCTGAGTGCAGGAATGCCCATTCGATTATTACAAAGTTCATCGATCTTGTGGATAGGGGAGCCAACCTTTCCTGGCAGGTGGAGCTGGCAATCATCTAGTTTTCGGAACCAATCACCAAACGGAGTAAACATGCGGTGAGCGCGCTCAGCCCTTTTTCTGCCTAGGTTTAGCTCTCCAAAAAGGAAGTAACAAGCGACACCTACAATTGGGATAATGTAGATAACCATCAACCACGCGAGAGAAACGCTGACAGAGCGTCGTTTTAGTACGACACGGAAAGTCACACCGGCTACAAGCACCCAGTACAAAGCGACAGAGGCTAAAGTTAAAAAATGGTAGAGCTTTTCCACATTGAATACTCGAAAAAAGAGACACTTAGATAATAATGCTATTTTGCGGATATGGGAATTTAAGGAATCAACTATTTACAAATTAGAGCTAAAGCTGTAAACAGGTAATAGTTGTTAAGTTTTGGTTAACTTAAGACGAAAACGATTGTTTTGTATGAAAAGGCGGCATTTAACCATAAAAATTTACATTGGTAACGAAATATGTACGGTTCGGGCTTCCAATTTTATTCTTAAACTGGTTTACTTGCCAGATAACGAGCGTCAATCAAATCTTTTAGGTGTGTAAATTTTTTTATACGCCTTATCTTTTAAAGACGCCACCCAAAGCAAAACACAACATCACATAACACAAAAGTTTGGAGTACACGTGGCTACTAGTAATACAACCACAACACCCCGCGATACCTGGGGTTCGAAGTTAGGATTCGTAATGGCTGCAGCAGGTTCTGCTGTTGGTCTAGGTAACATTTGGAAATTCCCTTACACAGCAGGCGAAAGTGGCGGCGGTGCATTCGTTGCAATTTACCTGTTTTTTGTAATCTTCATCGGTTTCAGTGTAATGCTGACTGAATTTGCGATTGGCCGTCATACGCAAAAATCAGCAGTAGGTGCATTCAAAACAACTGACCGTCGTTGGACGTTCGCTGGTGTTATCGGCGTAGTCAGTGGTCTACTTATCATGGGTTTCTACCCTGTAGTTGGTGGCTGGTCTATCGCATACATCGGTAAGATTGCTGGTGGTCTACTAGATGCACCTGAAGCAATCGGTGACAGCTTCGGTGGCTTTATCTCAAACCCAGTTCAACCACTTATGTGGATGGGCTTATACCTACTACTTAACATTGTTATTGTTATGAAGGGTATCTCTGGTGGTATTGAGAAAGCGGGTAAGATCCTGATGCCACTTCTTTTCATTATCCTTATCGTGGTATCAATCAAAGGCATCATGCTTCCGGGCGCGATGGCTGGTCTTGAATTCCTATTCAGCCCTGATTTCTCTAAAGTAGACAGCGGTGTAATCCTAGCTGCACTAGGTCAAGCATTCTTCTCACTATCTCTTGGTATGGGTTGTATGTTGACTTACGGTTCTTACCTTAAGAAGAAAGAGAACCTAGTTCAAACTACGGCTATGGTTACGGCAATGGATACAGGTGTTGCTATCCTAGCTGGTGTTGCAATGTTCCCTGCAATGTTCGCATTCGGTATGGAGCCTGCAGCTGGTCCTGGTCTAGTATTCGTTGTTGTTCCTCAGCTATTCGCTGAAATGGGCGGCGTAGTTGGTCTTCTGTTCGCTCTAATGTTCTTCGTTGGTCTGAGTGTTGCGGCACTGACTTCTTCAGTATCTCTACTTGAAGTTGTGGTTTCTTACCTAATCGATGAGAAAGGCATGAAGCGTGTGACTGCAGTACTGTCTGCAAGTGTAGTAATGGCGATTCTATGTATCTTCGCTTCTCTATCACTTGGTGGCTTCGGTCCTACACTGTTCGGTACTGGCGCATTCGACATCTTCGACCTACTAACTGATAAGATCTTCCTAGCCGTTGGCGGTATGTTGGTATGTATCTTCGCTGGTTGGAGACTAAACCGTGCTGACCTTGAGAAAGAAATCACTAACGACGGTGAAGTATCTTTCCCTCTATTCGGCCTATGGTACACACTAGTTAAGTACATCATCCCAGTAGCTATCGCTATCGTAGCGTTCATGGGTATCTCTTCTGGCTTCGACAGCGGTAAAGGTGCAATCATGCTACTAGGTATTGGTATTATTGCTGGCTCTGCGGTCATCTCTAAGAAGCTATAGTTCTAAGAAACTAAAGCTCTTAGACGATACAATCGCGAGTTAAAGTAAGTTAAGAAACGGGAGCCATTGGCTCCCGTTTTTTTGTTTTAAATACTTAATTCTTATCGAAAAATAAAAGTTATGCATTCACTAAAGTTATCCGTTTGCTAGCCGATATATTTATTGGTTAGGGCTGTTCAGTCCGTATTTAATTTAGGTAGGTGTTGTGTGAAATTATCGGTGAGAAAGAAACTGTATGCCGGTTTTGGCTCTATATTGGCGGTGCTTGTCACGTTAGTCAGTATTGTGTGGATAGAAGTTATTGGCGCCCATAAAAGTGCTGATGAGATCAGAATGGACGATGTACCGGGCACTGTTACCTATCTTGTTCTGATAGATGAAGCAGGGGATGTCTACCGAGATGCGTTGGGTGCGATCATTCAGGCTGATAACGCGCTGAACGATTATCGAACCAATAAGAAGGAATTTGCTCAAGCTATCGAGCAGGCGAAGCGTTTGGAGAGTAGAGGTTCGGAAGACCACCGCCGTATTCAGCGAATTGAAGACCTGATGGGGCGTTTCACTCAAGAGTTTGAATCAAAGCTAGTGCCGAAGATCAATGATGAAGCTGCGCTACTAGCCAACATTCAACAGCTACGATCTTTGTATGAGAGCAATCTCATCCCTATTGAAAACTTACTGGATCAAGCGTCAGCAAGTGAGCGTGCAGATACAGAACAGTCACTACTGACACTAACCGATACGTTTACCACCATCGAACGTACCATCATGGTGTTGTCTGCTATTGCGATTGTCTTTGGTTGTGTGATTGCGTATCTACTATCTAGCTCTATTACCAATCGTCTGACTCGTGTTGAACAAGTTGCGCGACGCGTGGCAAATGGGGACCTTACCGCTGGAGATATTGTTGATGATTCTGGCGATGAACTGGCCGATCTTGCTACGTCGATTAACCAGATGCAGAAATCTTTGGTCGACCTATTGGGTTCAATCTCTTCTGTGACGAACCAAGTTCAATCGGTGACCGGTGAGCTATCATCAATCAGTAAAGACATCGTTTCTGGTGCCTCTGCGCAAGCTGATAAAGCTAACCTGATTGCGACTGCCGCAGAAGAGCTAAGCTTGACCATTTCTGAAGTCGCTCAGCAAGGTACTTCTACTTATGAAGAGGCGCGTCGCTCAGAAACGTCAGCAGAAGATGGTCGCAACGTGATTGTTGAGATGGTGGCGAGTATTCAACAAGTGTCGACTCAAATGAGTGACATGTCGCTACAGATGAACACGCTGGGTTCGCATGGTGAGCAGATTGGTAGCGTTATTAAGGTAATCGAAGACATTGCTGAGCAAACCAACCTGTTAGCTCTTAACGCTGCCATTGAAGCGGCACGTGCTGGCGAGTTTGGACGTGGCTTTGCGGTGGTTGCCGATGAAGTACGCGCGTTAGCAGAAAGAACAACCAAAGCGACACAAGAAGTCTCGGGCATCATTCAATCGATTCAATCGGGCACTCAAGAAGCGGTAACTTACACTCAAGACAACTGTCGTTTAGTTGAGATTGGTGTCGAGCAAAGCTCAGGTGCTGTTTCTGCGCTAGAGGCGATTGTGAGCGGTGCGGGCAATGTACAAAGCATGGTTAACTCGATTGCGACTGCGGCAGAAGAACAGACAGCGGTGACCAAAGAAATTGCAGCGGACATTACCGCGATTAGCGATATCTCTGAGCAATCTCTGCAGCTAGCAACTCGTAGCTCTGAAAATACATCAGGCTTGAACGCTAAGGTTGCTGAGCTAGAAGCATTAGTCGGTAAGTTTAAACTGGCGTAAAGCGGTGGCTTGGTTCTATTTAGCGAGTGGTAATCGAGTAAAGACCAAGCACTGATCGCTTGTTGCTGAAAAGAAGCCCAACGATTCAATGTTTATTGAGTGAGTTGGGCTTTTTCGTAGCTGGAATCTGGGTTCAGACGCGGTATACTCCACCTTCTACAATGGAGCTAGCCTTTACATGTTCGATATTCTTCTGAACCACTCTGATTTTTTACTTATCAATAAGCATCCTGGAGTCAGCGTCCACAAAGACGATGGCGATACCATGTTGCTTCAAGAAGTTGCTAAGGCAATTAATGAGCCTAAGCTGTATCTCGTTCATCGACTTGATAAAATGACCTCGGGCATTCTGCTGCTGGCAAAAAATGCGTCGGCAGCGAGCGAGCTTTCACAGCTATTTGCAAAGCGTGAAGTAGAGAAATACTACCTTGCGATCGGTTCTAAGAAGCCAAAGAAAAAGCAAGGTTTGATCTCAGGAGACATGGAGCGTTCACGACGCTCAAGTTGGAAACTTCTGACATCCAAAGAGAACCCTGCGATTACTCAGTTTTTATCAGCAACGGCTGAACCCGGTGAGCGTTTGCTGTTATGCAAACCCTATACGGGGCGAACTCACCAGATCCGTGTCGCGATGAAGTCGATCGGCTCAGCCATTGTTGGTGACCCTATTTATAATCCATCGAGTGAGGCTGACAGAGGTTATCTGCATGCCTTCGCGATTCGATTTACCTATCAATCACAAGCCTACGAATATGTCTGTGACCCAAGGAGCTTAGACTCTTTGGGAGAGAAGTGGCATCAAGAAACCGTGTCGAACGGTTTGGACAGTTGGCTTGAACCTTGGTCATTAACTTGGCCAAAGCTAAACACTAAGTGAGTGAAATAATGGAAGCATCAGCTTTACCTCTGTTTTTTAGTCATATTGAACAGCAACTTAATGAAGTACCAAACGAGCTACGCCGTATTTTCCACGGGCGCGGTAAGTTTTGGCCTGGTCTAGAGCAACTGACATGTGACTGGGTTGATGGACAACTACTGGTTAACGTGTTTAAAGAAGTAGACGATGAATTCTTGTCATCTCTAAAAGCTGGATTGGTTGAACTCACCAACAAAGATATCTGGCAATCAAAGCAGGGCACAAGCATTGTTCTACAACACCGTTATGCCGATGGCGCGCCTTCAGAGGTTCTATGGGGCGAGTTGAATGACTCTCCGGTTGTGGTTGAGCACGGTCTTAAGTACCAATTAGACATTGGCCGCAATCAGAACTTCGGTTTGTTCCTAGACATGCGTAATGGTCGTCAGTGGGTACAAGATAATGCTAAGGATAAGAACGTTCTTAACCTGTTCGCATACACTTGTGGTTTCTCTGTCGCGGCTATCGCTGGTGGCGCTCGTCAATGCATGAACGTGGACATGTCACGTGGCTCGCTAAACAAAGGCCGCGATAACCACCGTCTGAATGATCACGATATGCGCTCGGTTAACTTCCTTGGCTACGATATCTTTAAGTCGTGGGGAAAAATCAAGAAGGGCGGCCCTTACGAGCTAGTGATCATCGATCCACCTTCGTTCCAAAAAGGCAGCTTTGCTCTAACCAAAGATTACAAAAAGATCTTACGTCGTTTGCCTGAACTTCTAACTGAAGGCGGTGAAGTGATTGCTTGTGTGAATTCACCAGCAGTATCGCCAAACTTCCTGATTGAGACGATGTCAGAAGAAGCACCAAGCGTTGAATTCATTGAGCGTCTAGACAACCCGCCTGAGTTTGTCGATGTCGACCTTGATTCAAGCTTGAAGGTTCTGAGATTTAAAATTAACGCTTCTGCAGATGCCTAATTAGGTTTAAGTATTAGCTAGAATATAACAACGCCGCTCATCTGAGCGGCGTTTTTGTTTATGAGGAATACGGAACTAATACTAGGTGGTTTGATTCTTGAGCGTCTGGAACCCAAAATAAATACGCATGAACGTGGTTAGCCAACAAGCTGCACCAAAGGTGTAAGCGATAACCGCAAAGTGTTGAGGCCAAATACAGAACGCGATGAAACAAGCGATGGTTTCAGTGCCTTCGGTTAGCCCTGACATGTAGTACAGAGACTTATGCTTATAGACTGGGTTTTCGATGCCTCGCTTGCCTGCCATAACAGCAAACGCTAAAAAGCTGCTGCCTGTGCCGATAAAAGAGAAGATCAAAAATGCACCGGCAATGGCGTTATGTTCTGGGTTGGCAATGACAAATCCAAAAGGGATCAACGAGTAGAATAGGAAATCTAGGCTGATGTCGAGGAAACCACCCGCATCACTAATGCCTTGGATTCGAGCCAAGGCTCCATCAAGCCCATCACACACTCTGTTGAATACAATGAAGCCTAACGCCCACTCGTATTGCTGAAATGCTAGCGCTGGAAATGCTAAACACCCAACCAGAAATCCGAATAACGTGGTTTGATTGGCCGTGATACCCAATTGGTTCAGTAACTTAGCCGATTGATTTAATGGCCACTTAATGACTTTGATGGAGTACTTATCCAGCATGGTTACTTCTCCATGGCCAAGACAGTACTTCTGCCCCTTGAGGTACATCGGCTTCGTCGTGCGTGACCATTAATGTGGGAATATTCGCTTTGGTCAGCTGTTCGAAGACCCAATCGCGAAATTGTGCTCTTAACTCTTGGTCCAGTTTGCTGAACGGTTCGTCAAGCAGGGCGAGTTTAGGCTTGGCTAACAACATACGAGTTAAGCTTATTCTTGCGCGTTGACCGCCAGATATTTGATCCGGGAAAGATTCAGCTAAGTGAGTTAGCTCTATGTCTTTTAGTGCAGCCATTGCTTGCTGTTGGCGAGCGGAACCTTTAACAGAGTTCGGTAACGAAAAGGCCAAGTTTTCCCATACTTTGAGGTGCGGAAACAACAAGTCATCTTGAAACAAAATACCGACTTCACGCTGATGTGATGGAAGCTCGTCGAGCTGAATATCGTTCAACACAACGGTGCCAGAATACGAAAACTCTTCACTTAAGTGACCAGCAATCGCATCCAGTAAGGTCGACTTTCCGCAGCCACTCGGCCCCATCAAAGCCAGTATTTGGCCAGATTCTAATGTTACGTTTAGCGCTGAGAACAGCGAATCCCCATCGGTTTTACGGATGGCGAGGTCGTTGAGGTACAGACTCATTACTTAGGAGACCTTTAAAAGTAAGACGGCGATATCTAAGTTGAAGTCGGCTGACTAATATCGCTAAAGAGAAAAAGAACAGAGGCAATAGGGCCTGCCAAATGGCATAGATTGCTGTTACCCTGCGGTCGAAACCACTGGTTAGGGCAACGGCTTCTGTGGTGATCGTGCTAATGCGGCCTGCGCCGAGCATCAATGTTGGCAAGTACTGAGCCAAACTCACGCTGATCCCGACCGCCCAAGCAAAGGCGATAGCAGGAAGCAAGATTGGCAGTTTGATTGAATACCAACTCTGAAATGGCGATTTACCTAGGCTCAGCGAGGCTTTAATCAACCCATCATTGAAGCTTTTCCACGGGCCGTCCAAAGACAGATACACAAACGGGAAAGCAAAGAAAACATGCGCCCAAACCACCCAGAACTCATAGGCACTACTGCCGATGTAGAGGGTCGTGACTTGCATACCAAACAATACCGAGAGTTGAGGTATTAACATTGGGATAGCGATAATGAAGCCCGGAACTTGCCACTTGTATTTGATTCTGTATTCGTGAGCAACCAACGCAAGCAACAAAGCGACTGAAGCCGCAATCAGACCAATCCATAAGCTTTGACCAACGGTGCTCATGATGCCACCCCACTCGAACTCCCAGAAGCGCATGCTATAGCGGCTCGGCAGTAAATCAGGGAAGCGCCAACGCTGAGCAACGCTCCAAATTACCATCAATGGAATGATCAGCAGTGAAAGACTAGCAAGCACTGTGAATACCGTTTTCCCCGGGAGGTTTGCCCCTGTTCTTCCGGAATACTGCCAAGTTCGAAAGTACTTAAGAACCGCCCATTCAACTAAACGTGCCAAGGCGATGATCAACGAAGCTAAACCAAATAAAACGATGGCACCAGCAGCAGCTCGCGGAAGTAGGTTAAGATCAGGATCGTTGAACCATTGCCATACCAAAACGGCAAAGGTCGGCGGGTTGGTTGGGCCAATGATCAGAGCAATATCGACAACCGAGACACTGTAAGCGAGTACCGCCAGCATTGGGAAACGAAGCTTAGTAAACCATTGTGGGAAAATACATTTCCACCAGATCTGAGCGCGGCTGTAACCGAGTGATGCACTGACCTTGGTGATACGCTCTACATCAATTTGCTGAAGTATCGAAATGCTCATCAGCAACAAGAAAGGGACTTCTTTGAGTGCGAGCATAATAATTAAGCCGAACGCGTATGGGTCTTTCACCAATAACGCTAACTCAGAGCTGGTAGCCGATTCGCCGAGCAAGTGATGTACCGCTCTTGCGCCAAGCCCCGTTGGGCTAAACAGAAAAGCAAAGCCGATAGCGAAAGCCACATGTGGAATAGCAAGCATTGGTGATAGCGTTAACTCAATCTTTCTCCAAAACTTGTTTCCCCAAGAGGCTTGAAGAATACAAAAGGTCAGGAAGCAGGCTATATAGCTGCTTGCAATTGCTGAACCTAGGCTTAAGCCAATAGAGTGCCAAGCCCTTTCCCATTGAAAGACTTGGCTAAAACCGTTGAGTGTTGGCTCCTTTAAACCAAGGGGCGGGATGAAACTCAGTGACGAAGCCACGACTCCCGCTACCCCAGGAATGGTTGGGGTAATGCATACAGCTATAACAACAAAATATAGAGCGCGTAGCATGAAGACTAGTTACCGTATCGCTTAAGCCACTCTTTCTCGAGCGCGTTTTGCCAGCTAGGGTGTGGTTCATCAACCGATTTAAATTGTTGGGTGTTTTTAGCGCTGCCAGTGAGGTACTTGCTGCTCAGAACCGAAGGATCGCCCCAAACATTGAGGTCACCCTTGCGAGACTGTGCTTCAGGGCTCAGTAAGAAGTTAATGGTCACTTGAGCACCCGCGGTTGCATTGGCGTTCCAAGGAATCGCAAGGAAGTGAATGTTAGATAGAGCACCGCTTTCTAGAGCATAAGCCTTAGTGGTTTCGGCTAGGCGACCACTTGCTTGTGCTGAATAAACAGAGTTTGGATTAAACGTAATCGCGAGATCGATCTGTCCGTCATCCAGAAGTTGGATGCTTTCCGATGTGCCTGCTGGGAATTGTTTGCCACCGCGCCACGCCACTTTATGGAATTTATCTAAGTAAGCCCAAAGTGGTGCCGTCACTTCTTGGAAGTTGTCTTCTGAAACCGGCTGAGCCAGCGCAGGGTTATTGTTTGTTAGTTCAATCAGTAGTGATTTAATGAAGCTCGTGCCATGAAATTCTGGTGGGCGAGGGTAGCTTAAGCGGTTCGGGAAAGCCTGAGCGTAGCTCAACATCTCTGAGAATGATTGTGGTGGATTGTGCAGCGTCTCTTGATCGTGAATGAACACAAGTTGTCCCACGCCCCACGGTGCTTCTAAGCCTTCTGTCGGCTCCGAGAAATCAACATCGATTGGCAAAGACTTATCGACATACTGCCAATTTGGAAGTGATTCCGTAAATGGCCCAAACAATAGCGCGTTGTCTTTCATCGAGCGGAAGTTCTCGCCATTAATCCAGACGATATCGACGCTGCCTTCACTGTTCTTTCCTGCTGCTTTTTCAGCAAGCAGTCGAGTGGTGCTTTCCGCAATATCGGTCACTTTCACATGCTTTAACGTGACACCGTAGTCACTTTGTAATTTCTTGCCTGCCCACTGTAGGTAACGATTGATCTCTTGGCTTCCGCCCCAAGCGTGAAAGTAGACAGTTTCTCCTTCTGCCTGCTGTTCTATTTGGTTCCAGCTGTCGGTGGATGTTGCTTCATCAGCATAAATGGTTGCGCTGTATGCAACGGTTGCCATGATTCCTAACGTACTTACTATCTTGTTCATAAACTTTTCCATTTGGTAGTGAACGGGCAAGAGCATTGTATTTTCAAACTCCCTAGGGCGTATTGACCTTTCGCGGTTAAAGAAAGATCAACATGCGCTAATAGTTATTCTATCTGTTTCTGAAATAAATTCTAATTCAACAGTAAATTCAATCAATTACTTGAGAACAAACAGGGAGTTCGCGGTTGAGTTTTGTTCGATACGTAATCATCTCGAAAACTCGACAGACTCTAGGCTTTTGCCATCCTAGCAACAGACCGCTGAACCGTTGAATTTATTGCATCTAAATGAGAGATTTTTGAGGTTTATTGGAGGTTGGTACGAAAAGTCGGCGATGAGCGTCAATTTTGAAGAAGTAGTGACGGCAAGCTGGCAATAAAAAAGGAGCCATCAGGCTCCTTTAATCAGTATTTGGTTTCGATGACGGATTAGTTTACCCAGTCACGAATTGTGTACGTTAGCGTGTGTACATCGTTTTTCAGTACTAGCGTATCGTTTGTTAGAGTTACGTCGCTCCACTCGCTTAGAGTAGCAGAAACCGATTGTTCGATTTCCATCGCAGAGCCGTGACACATTTTCATTGTCATGCCCATTTGCTTGATACGGAATTGACCGTCTTTCAGCTCGCCTTGACCGAAGAAGTTGTTACAACCAGCCATGCCGTTTGCAGTCATCTTTTCGCCGATCTCTAGACGAGGAGCTGCTTGGTCTTCGCTTTTCACAATGTCCTTGCCATCAATTTGCGCAAGTTCCCAATTATGGTGCTGTAGATCGGTTGGCGTTACTTGCATCGCGTTGTCACCTGTTGTTGTGCATGCTGCTAGCATCATAGGTAAAGCGGCTACTGCTAGTAATTTTTTTGAACTAAACTTCATATTATAAGGCTCCAAAGGAAAGAACGAAGTTACCGAATAAGTGTAACTTGATGGGTTCAAAGTATAGTTTACAAAACACTATATGTGTCAGTATAAGGTCATAGTTTAGTATGGATTTCATGAGCCAGGCGACAAATTAATCGCTTATTTTTGAGAGAGTAAGCGTAATTTTGAATGTGTAAGGAGGCATGGTGGAGCAGTTAGAGTTTTTCCAAGTTCCAAGCCCTTGCGTTGGGGTTTGTTCAAGCGATGACAAAGGCTATTGCAATGGTTGTATGCGCAAAAGAGAAGAGCGATTTAATTGGATGTCGATGACA
This window contains:
- a CDS encoding ABC transporter substrate-binding protein, coding for MNKIVSTLGIMATVAYSATIYADEATSTDSWNQIEQQAEGETVYFHAWGGSQEINRYLQWAGKKLQSDYGVTLKHVKVTDIAESTTRLLAEKAAGKNSEGSVDIVWINGENFRSMKDNALLFGPFTESLPNWQYVDKSLPIDVDFSEPTEGLEAPWGVGQLVFIHDQETLHNPPQSFSEMLSYAQAFPNRLSYPRPPEFHGTSFIKSLLIELTNNNPALAQPVSEDNFQEVTAPLWAYLDKFHKVAWRGGKQFPAGTSESIQLLDDGQIDLAITFNPNSVYSAQASGRLAETTKAYALESGALSNIHFLAIPWNANATAGAQVTINFLLSPEAQSRKGDLNVWGDPSVLSSKYLTGSAKNTQQFKSVDEPHPSWQNALEKEWLKRYGN
- a CDS encoding ABC transporter permease, which gives rise to MLRALYFVVIAVCITPTIPGVAGVVASSLSFIPPLGLKEPTLNGFSQVFQWERAWHSIGLSLGSAIASSYIACFLTFCILQASWGNKFWRKIELTLSPMLAIPHVAFAIGFAFLFSPTGLGARAVHHLLGESATSSELALLVKDPYAFGLIIMLALKEVPFLLLMSISILQQIDVERITKVSASLGYSRAQIWWKCIFPQWFTKLRFPMLAVLAYSVSVVDIALIIGPTNPPTFAVLVWQWFNDPDLNLLPRAAAGAIVLFGLASLIIALARLVEWAVLKYFRTWQYSGRTGANLPGKTVFTVLASLSLLIIPLMVIWSVAQRWRFPDLLPSRYSMRFWEFEWGGIMSTVGQSLWIGLIAASVALLLALVAHEYRIKYKWQVPGFIIAIPMLIPQLSVLFGMQVTTLYIGSSAYEFWVVWAHVFFAFPFVYLSLDGPWKSFNDGLIKASLSLGKSPFQSWYSIKLPILLPAIAFAWAVGISVSLAQYLPTLMLGAGRISTITTEAVALTSGFDRRVTAIYAIWQALLPLFFFSLAILVSRLQLRYRRLTFKGLLSNESVPQRPRHP
- a CDS encoding META domain-containing protein — encoded protein: MKFSSKKLLAVAALPMMLAACTTTGDNAMQVTPTDLQHHNWELAQIDGKDIVKSEDQAAPRLEIGEKMTANGMAGCNNFFGQGELKDGQFRIKQMGMTMKMCHGSAMEIEQSVSATLSEWSDVTLTNDTLVLKNDVHTLTYTIRDWVN
- a CDS encoding ATP-binding cassette domain-containing protein, yielding MSLYLNDLAIRKTDGDSLFSALNVTLESGQILALMGPSGCGKSTLLDAIAGHLSEEFSYSGTVVLNDIQLDELPSHQREVGILFQDDLLFPHLKVWENLAFSLPNSVKGSARQQQAMAALKDIELTHLAESFPDQISGGQRARISLTRMLLAKPKLALLDEPFSKLDQELRAQFRDWVFEQLTKANIPTLMVTHDEADVPQGAEVLSWPWRSNHAG
- a CDS encoding CDP-alcohol phosphatidyltransferase family protein; the encoded protein is MLDKYSIKVIKWPLNQSAKLLNQLGITANQTTLFGFLVGCLAFPALAFQQYEWALGFIVFNRVCDGLDGALARIQGISDAGGFLDISLDFLFYSLIPFGFVIANPEHNAIAGAFLIFSFIGTGSSFLAFAVMAGKRGIENPVYKHKSLYYMSGLTEGTETIACFIAFCIWPQHFAVIAYTFGAACWLTTFMRIYFGFQTLKNQTT